The DNA segment TGCATAGCTTATCATAACCTTCTTTAGCATAatcaaatccgcaagggatttgcatcattcgtatctttcattctttgaatccgtttcgcggattcaagcattgcattcacatctttcatccttgaatccgtctcgcggactcaagcattgcattcatatctttcatccttgaatccgtctcgcggattcaaacattgcattcataCATTGTCAATCCATACTTTCTTATGGACTCAATATTTCATTCttatcacttatacttttcacccttacatagtactctcaacctcccgagagtcttactacccattaCACCCACACACCCAGCCGCTACCAAATCctatcggacatacctgtaacaatcattacggtctcacgaacgtcttatgtttcttgtgtactggccaggtacacaatccacatactagtttcgtgtcttcgtgtaatcgtcaccttatgtccgaagaattaggtttcggcacgtgtaacattttcatAACTTCGTTTccattatattattatatttcattAAAATTTTCCTTCACTCGATAACTTTTAGCATTACGTGCACCCTTATGCAAAATTTACGTACCTGGGCAATGGTCTTATTACATGCCTTGGTGTCAGTCCGAGACCACAGTCGTGGATCATCCTCATCCAAACAACTATGCTTATCTTACACACAACATAATGTTAGTTTCTTCATAAACATACTTAAATTCATACTTACATTtgcttctacctttagatcttgatcgagtcttggattatACGGGTTTCtcgtcacaagagcacacaggtttgagttcaagtatttgcctcctcatacttgatttccctcaaaccagggctctgataccaacttgtaacgcccaaattacacattccaaaatgtaatattatcatactattatttaacaaaattcgggcatgacccgttcgtaataagAACAATTCCCTGCAAGACTAACGTATAATAACTTAAAATAcgacgcagcggaaaacaagAGCCCAAAAATTTCGTTCTTTAATAGACATATCAAAAACATGAAGGTTCAAATACTTCAAAATCTATATGAGTTACACTATGTGACCATTCtaccccgtacaatccttgctctcaaCTCGAACTAAGTCCGCTTCACTTCAATAAATGTAGAGAAAACCCAAGTGATACCTGTGGACACCACGTACAACCAAACCATTAGTCATTAACATACCATACAACATTAAACTATATATTAGAATTTCGTAGAGCATTCTATAAAGTAGTCGTGGAATTGTCCAAGCGCTTTCTTAAATACTCTTATCCAAatccagctccatttcttcatgaAGCCAACGATCCCATACCTACATTACATTCCAACTCAACGCACATCATTAGTAACCATTAATACTCGAACACTTTGATAACGTTCATGCATATGTCTTAAGCATTGAACATTCATTCACACATACATTCACACCTACGTACTtattatcatacatacatacatatatatatatatatacacacttacaTATACATGCGTACCTTCATACATGCCAATGTTCCTTCCTACGCACAATCAATTAATCACGAATATATACACAAGCTTCTTTTACATGTAGGTTTATGCCGGAATGTCACTTTCACAACTTTACATAGTATAAACAATCTATGATTCAACCCACGTGCCCTTTGGGTTCCTATACACATATACTTATAAAATTTCCTACACTAACATGAAACAATCCGTTCATTAACTAACCGACAACCGAATCATATAAAACTTGTTCCTAATGGTCCGGGAAGTGTTCCCCTTACATAATGACTAAAAATTCCTACCCAAGGTCTTAACCATAACGAATTTCATTACATTACGCAACATATGCACATAAAATTCGACCCGTTTAAACCCACCAATTTACTTTCGGCTTAATACAACCTTCCTCAATAATGAGGCATTATTGGCTTTGTACTTCTGATTATTACATGTTCTTTCATGATGTTTCGTGAACATAAGTATTAAAATCTATTAAACCTACTAAAAAGTGAATCGAAATTCACTTACCTCGAGTACTCCATTAAGTGTATTTGTCACcttgccttatcttgacccgttatcctcctatgcttgacctctccttgacacgttcctattatctcattccattacatccattcaatagttagtatacataatcatacgcatcactaatcacacttctattcacgtgtcaatcgcttatcgagttcaacatgtatcataatactacaatgctaatcaatccaacaatttatcattccatcatcacaacagtcatacatgagcttctagcatgcataattatgtatttacatcATGTTCGTTATTCTTTCAAATTCCATACTTAGAATGATAACCTTTTCTAAGTTAGGCAACTTGCTTCATatgttaaacatttcataccatttcttaacaccttggtttttacacatccattctactattttctatcaacaacccatttcgacccgttggtgcaattatatgcataaactagttggtaagtgttttaggcacttaaaacaatcaaataacttactaataatttattaaaatcagtagTTCATGATTCATACAAGTGTGCATAACAATACAACTATTTTTACTGAATATATATACTAAAATTTGTGCAGCCACTTTCTGCGCAGCAGCTGTTCACgacacattttaacccatttatcttctgattcagttcttcatgttcaaatatgaaatgatctacactcagagatctttctaagcatataaagatcgtaacaatcggacattcctatgattttatatgatttttacaaaatcagcacagaagctgaaatgcttccaaacagcttgctgtcaaaacgaatttactaacttttcatgctgttttgacccactaaatctcataaccagcctcttatgaccaaatatgaaatgtaatatgcgaaacaaccttttcaacgatataaggctcgttgtctaactcctaataacgaatgagatacggcctttacaagatgactatctaaggctgtcaaaagtgacgaatttactaactattttacacaaactttgtaggcattttatcaaacacttggcgggCGTACAACATTTTAAGCATCATGTACATGAGTTTTATGCATAACCCATTAGTAACTACAAAAACTCAATCATTCGACCAATTTCACATGATTCATACCTCCTACAACATGATTAGCTAACGATACATTAGTACATAATCATTCATTCATCAAAATTACTTAACTTATACAACTACAAGATTACCATGCTACTTGAACAAGTGGGTTTTTCCTCAAATCTTCAATACATTCAAATTCAAGCACAAGACACCTTCTATATGGTGAATCTAACATATATACATGTTCAATTTCATAAGATTTCACGGATTGACTAAAACCCACTTCATCAACTATCATTAAAACACATAATTTAACTTACTTGATAGTGAAGAACACTTAGGAGATCGATAATCTTGATACATGCATCCTAAAAACCTTCAATTCCCTTTTCAATTTGGAGATTTCTTgagaattagggtttacccctttCCCTCTGCCTTGTGTGATCGACCACACACACGCACAGTGTGTGTTGtggttttatttttctttcttttttattaaattttagtTTACATTATGGCAATCTAGGTCCCTCAACTCTAACACATCATCATAGTTGCCACAAACTTCATTCCTTTACTTATTTATTAGACATTTAACTAAGTTTAATAACTTAGTTGTTGTACTTCATCTAATTACCCAAGGTAACCTACtaacgaatttaataattcgtgttttggggtgttacaagttaTGTGTTGGAAGATTGCctacacataatctaacacatgTGTAGGGAAAATGGTAACATTATGAGACATATGAAAAACTAATTTGATGTGTTTTTATGTATATACTATACACATATGTTTGTAAAAACTGAAAAACTTTAAAACTATAAAAAATTTAATGATTTAGGTTTTCTACTTGCACTAAAACCCTCTTCTGAAactaatctctctctctctctctctctctctcattcacacacacacgcacatatatatatagggttaggatcaggTGAGAAGTAGTAgactaattgagaaacttgagaagcattctggaccacacattttccctaaacaaaaatataaaagaacacaatatttttcctttttttaagaAAAATCGAAGCTTTTTCTATTAGGtttggttttcattttttttatttttagggaTTTATACACGTGTGTATATTGTTagtcttttaactatacatatatgtatatacatgtttaaaattgaaaaataagtgttgTAAATCTATGATTGAGGTGAATGATTTAGTTTTATCATTAGGGGTTAGTTTTAGTGTTTAgtattagtatttagggtttagttttagtgtttagctttagtatttagggtttagcattagtatttagggtttagcattagggttcaGTTTTGGGGTTTAGTTTTCAGGTTTTAACATAAGGTttaggtttagggtttagctttaggattCAGGGTTTAGAGATTTTTTGGTTATTGTTCAATGAGCCGGTCCCAAAGCCACTGGAAGGAGCTCAATCAGCATTCGTTTGACCCGGTTTCCCACACTTCTGAGGttaaggatatatatatttttcataatttacacatatgtatagtttaaaaatTTCCTATAtacatctatatctatatattaataaatgagatgatttgggCCATTTGTCATTGAATGATGGAGCAATTTTGCTTATGTGGCATGCTATGGTTGAGTAGAAGGTGATTTTGAGAGGGAATTCATCCTATTCTTTATAAACAAACCAAAATTCTCAAAACACAAAAAAGGGGACATGGGATCCGTAATTCTTTGGGTCGGATTTTGGATCATATATAATCGTTCTCAAAACCAAAATCTCCCATTCTTCTCCTTCACGCTGCTTTGTGGATACTCATACGCTCTTTGTAGTCCATCAATCTCTGCGTCTTCTTCGAATCCATCCTCATCGCtacatcttcttcttcaatcCCCAATTACCAGGTTCGTTCTTTCAAAGTAGGGTCATATTTTTCGCTATCAGATTTTTATTTGATGTTAATTGCAATACAATCCATACAAATTGGTTGATTCATGATGTATTCAAACCCAAATTTCACCTTCTTCATCAAGAAATTTCTGGTCCATTATTTTGAATGTTGCTTGCTATGTTACAGAATTGATGAGCAGATCAATCGCTATTTGTAATTGAAACCCTAACTATCAAAAAGCGATTCTGATTCCATCAATCTTACCTAAAATCTGGTGTGTTCTTTGATCTAAACAGGTATCTACTTAATCGATCTAAACATGTATATATAGGTTTGGTAAAACAGACCTGATTGTAATTTTGTGACCCAAAGTCATATAAGCATGTATATCTTTTTGAAGTTTATGGTTTTAATTTATTTGGGCATTTGCTTGTCAATATTATTTCAATAACAAtcttaattatttatataaaatgatgTGCATTAAGAAAACACTTTAGATGACTATAAAATGATCTGATTAGAACATTGTCTTGATCAAATTGTAACTGTTGCTCATAATTGTCAACCTTCAATTCCTTAACATTGGATCTTAATTTATGTATATATTCAGTAATCATTATTATTCTATTGCTTTTCATTTTGATCCCAGCAACAATtagggttttatttatttatttagctTTTGTTCATAACTTTGGAAATCCTCCTTTTTTATTGCAATGATTCACATGTGCTTTATATCAATAAAACATGGTAAAAAGCTTTGTGTTTTATATTAATTTGAAATGAGTTATATTATAGTTTAGGTTAAAAAAAGTTGCATATTGATTACTGAGTAAATTGGTTTTCAGGTATCTTGAATCATTATGTCGGGAAGGAACTGTATGCCACGAGAGGTCCGTGACGCGCCACCGCCTGTGGTGGTGCACCGGGGCCCACCTCACCTTGTGGTTCTTGAAGAGGAACTTGAGCTCTAGCATCATGATATACAATGGATCATGGTGGAAAATGGACATGTGGTTGAAGCAAATGTGGTTCTTCAGAGGGAGTTGACTGTGGTCAAATACGAGATTTATAGGTTAAGTCAGATCATTCCGAAACTGCACGCTGAAAGAGATGCACGTCCGCGTGATTTGATTGATAGAGGAAGGAAGCTCGAGGCGGAGCTTCGTGATGCCGAGCCTTTGAGGGCGGATGTTAGTCATTTGAGAAATGAGGCGCAGAAGTTGAATTCGTTAAGGCAAGGGTTGTCGAATCAGGTTCAGACTCTTGTTGAGGATTTTAGCCTATTGAGAGCGGAGAATGAACAGGTGGCGGCTATTAAGACGGATATTGATGGGATGCGTAAAGATGTTGTGGAAATGAGGTATTATATTGATTTTATCAGTTTTGTTTTAGTTTGAGATGTTGTGATATATTGATATACTGCATACGCGTGTAGGAGAGAGATTATGAAATGTTGAAGAAAGCGAACGAGGAGCATTTGATTCAAAAGGAAGCAATGGACACGCTTGATACGTTTGATAACAATCCAAATTAATGCTTTCTTTTATTCCTAATAGGACACGCTGCTCGCCATTTTCATTGCTGAATAATGAATCAAAGACGATGAGGATGATATTGATGTGGTTCAAGTTGGGGTTTCCACTGCTGCTGTCACGGCTCAATTCAGCTATAAAGATCTTTTGCTCGATCGTTACTCTTTTTCTTCGCAGGTACTTTCGTCATTAGATTCCGCATCTACGCCATTTTTATggatttaatatttatttttaaccaTCTTAGTTGAGGGATCAATTTGATTTGTTGGGGCGACAAAGATATATTATTCTTTTTACTTAAGGATAAGCATTTGGCAATTGGTACCGGTACAAAATATCCCGTACCGATTTTTttggtaccgaatcggtacccactttttggcgtttttggtACTAGTACTTTTGGTCCGTTTGGTATGGTACAGGTATTTTACCGAATATTACCTTTAAATACCGTCCCGGTATCGATACTGTATTTTGGTACCAGTACCGGATCCTTATTTGGCGATTTCCGGTATCGGTACCAAGCTTATCCCATTTACCCAAATATATTAAATTGTGAAAGTAACAGTCATGCTATCATCTGAAGATATCTATGATATTAAGATCCAACTTTTAGCTAGGATTAGtgaataatataataaaaaatgtattgtatatatgtttttttattcTTTTGTATAATTATATTGATTTGTTCATTGTTTTCAAAACATTTTATGGATGCCCAAATCCATCTTGACAAAAAACCCATCTTAATAAACCCGTCTTAACccaaacccatcctaacccatacccatcctaacccattacccaaacctacccaacccacccattttgccacccctAATGATTACTGTGGTCAGTTTGTTAATAGGACCAAACGTGTTAATACCATATATATTGATTTCAGCCATACCCTTTAACAGGTATTACACGTATCGTAGTCTGCCTCACATTAAGTAATATTGTATATTTATTTCAGCCCTACCTGAGTGATTTTTATCATTAAGTTATAAAAGTTATTGGTTGATCAAACAAAAATAAAGTCCATGTAAAGTTTACAAAAGTCTGTTGGGCTTTTTAGATCTACCATATTTGTAATGGTTCTATTTCTTTTTAATTTGaattatttttttggttttggCTTTATAATTTCCAGGTATTAAATGATAGGTTTGGTATTGTTGAGGGTGTTATGATAAAAGTCCATTCTATGACTGGTAATGTGGCCTTTTAGTTTGTTAATTAAATTAGTCATTATACAAGTTGAAATGTATAGTTTCTGCTAACCCATTACAGCTACCGAAAAGACTCTTGATAGTCAATCTACGATGGATTGGAGTGGAAAACGGCTTCCTTCAACATTATTTTTTTCAACACCAAAGCTTCCAAGGTAAAGAAAGACACACATTAAAAACATTTACAAATTACATTCCTTTATTACTACAGCTTAGGAATGTTCTATGTGTCAAAATTAGACTCGATTCATAGTTTCAACAAAATGAATCAGGTTGAAATGGGTTGTCCCATAAATAGTTTTAATTCATATTTACAAATCTTTTGTAAATAAATAATGCACTAATTATGATATTTTGTACAATATTAGACCAGCCATGTTAAAAtggatttaaacaaataattagtGCATTAGTGATTTTTTATTACAAAGACAACTGGACTTGTTCCAGCAACTATTAGTATTAGGAAACCAAGAGTTAAACATCCCAACTGTTAGTATTTTGTACGAGATTAGACGAGCCATGTTGaaatgtatttaaataaatatcCGTATTGTACCCCAATCAAAGTGCGTGAGTTTTGTATGTTCTATTTGTGTTTTCGTCTTTGTGTAAGATTCCTAAGCTTTTTTCTAATAAAAATGGTATTTTCTATGTTTTAGTTATTACTTTTATTTAAGTCTATTCATTTATATCCTTATTGTTTTTAAATTCATAGGCACATCACTATGCTTCggctaaatttttttttttggtaatatCGTTTAGCTTTAGCCAGTTGAGGAAAGCCCCATCGACTCTCCGATGGGGAAAGTTGGTTACAACGACACCATAATTGAATCAGTTAGGAAGCGTATCCAAGCAACCCATTACGAAAGCACATTATTTGCAATGCATTTTGgcgattgtcacaccccgattcccacgtgtctcaccggtgggcccggtgggggattaccgtgacgatgttggcaacaatatagtcaaaccacacaattatataatgcacagcggaagcataagataaatatataaatttcaacctctgatcgtaatatcaaaatgtattacaggggttagatatatccacagtggatcgtaaatagatataaagtattgttccatcagatactgcaatcaagcttgcgaggcttatcacgacgctagggagctaataccagccaatttacgtttaggtacctgcacttaatcttttggggaaaatacgtcagtttacactggtaaatacattcaactgacacatttgaaaatgtttattaaaattgatttgaatgcacaaggcacaaactcttttataacttgggaaaattcataatgatcttgtgaacgttttacatgttcttttatgcgttcagtagcccgggtcgtgccgggttaaagatttatagacacaccacgtttgcgtaaaaccgtagtataaaaaccaacggctacgtcttttaatgttaatgtcgacactttataccgggtgtacgcctacaccgggatgtcgatagtcgtggccatttcgtaaaatgatgccaaggatatccgggacaacggtcattaaaccccccaaaggcttataagcaacaaaactgtttaaatgagccgatcatatttaatcaattaaccacctaagcgatggaattatataatgctcaatcaagcggtattaatataccgtaacccaagcccatataggggaaataagttaaagtatttacctttgcaagtattaatccttaatttagatcaagtcaccgatagcttttactggggctcctaatctggaacgaaggttttaattaacctcttagaatcctaacggtccttatattagccgtagcttaaaccggttgattccgatatatagatatggttaattcgcacgaaaaggcgaaaaccgagaatggagtatgatttggacccaacaagtttagagacttgttttatatgggtttattgttcatactctggattttggggttcaaataatatattttgacccgtatcggctaatgtatgaaaactagtttcataggccgaaccgtgcgcgcaataggcgaaacggttaaccatgagagtcgtacgcttatttcctaagtcaatatgccttaaatgggttgtggtatcagtaggataccttccgtaatgcccgtaacgagtttaagtttatattatgccccgtaggggcttttcggtcattttaaagactttaaaagggattttcgagttctacaggaaatctgagtttcccgaacagcttataaagcttaaaatactttatttattatttaaaatcagtagcaactggaatcgggtcaaaagaccttgtagaactcccgttttggccaaaaagggcatattcggtattaaccgaaccgtagccataaccgcaggttatgagcaaggtaaaatttattaaaaatctttaaaattcccaaaatattattttaccacagtgggtaaaagttttggtgacgaaaacttgggttagatgggcgttatgctaattgcgccgttaattacaaaactttcttaaaagtgcgctttttagcataactctcattctagacctcggattgacgtgaaactttaaggacatgcttataatttaacaagcaaggttttggtccgttcacgtgtccgaaatactcgttttaattttaaaaaggccgttacggtcaacttttaggcgaatgacggaaatacgtaaaagactcggataactcatgaaccgaccacagaggcgtataccaacatgtgacctggtcctaagagagtcctaaggtatatttatacctcactaaaacgggtcagaactgaagtcaaagcaaaagtcaaacttttgcgactttcggctccgaaccggttctatatagtaaatgatcgattcaaacgagcgcaaacatgtttatatacttattatcatgttttatgattatcaaaacaggttcc comes from the Helianthus annuus cultivar XRQ/B chromosome 4, HanXRQr2.0-SUNRISE, whole genome shotgun sequence genome and includes:
- the LOC118491392 gene encoding uncharacterized protein LOC118491392; this encodes MVENGHVVEANVVLQRELTVVKYEIYRLSQIIPKLHAERDARPRDLIDRGRKLEAELRDAEPLRADVSHLRNEAQKLNSLRQGLSNQVQTLVEDFSLLRAENEQVAAIKTDIDGMRKDVVEMRREIMKC